From Humisphaera borealis, the proteins below share one genomic window:
- a CDS encoding secretin N-terminal domain-containing protein produces MPRITIGRCALRQTTLALLAAAASVSIPAGLRGQATTPATVPATAPSVVPGGPADPPTTAATRPASAAATSPATLPAGQISLNFKDTPVDVILDFLAESAGLTVVKEGTLDARLTVISKAPVNMTEAASLISTVLQSSGYTASINEKVLRIRPREKAKKGDLPVHIGSDPEQIVAGQMLITQVIPIKNVDALKLRQDLTPLLPTDADVTASSLSNAIVITDTGDNIRRVARVIAALDIREAASMNLKAFVLKYADAQRTATLLTTMFPGGGGGGQLTPQQIQMMQQQGQPIPMMPPSGGPGGLIPGGAVEQALKSKISAVADERTNTLFVIGPGEALKLIEGIIKDLDNNPIPASQLKAFPLKFADAETTAKLIASVIKGEENRSSPFDDMGYYGRFSRSSGGGEKPKINVTHDQRTNSVIVSAPAEVLKGVEDLIKSLDANPASTAELKVFQLKYADAWTTAKLLRQTFDPDEKDKSNPFGILFIGMGGGSSSKAKPRVIVSSDDRTNSIIVTAPTEMIKVVEDLVQKMDANPIAEEAMFIYRLRNGQAARLEVVLNTLFGNYENRGGQNQQQDPNQQAMMRQQQGSGGGGGGRSDNGSGTGRSSGRSRRDDRNQSPGGQPLSPASARFLTELSGEVFVVADRDTNALLVTTKTKHQERVKQIIGELDRPVPQVLIKVLVAEVTHDDGADFGVDFSIVNRRANGQGTTVGGNFGNASQATGLVVSLLEDKLNVTLHALATAGKLDVLSRPYILASDNQLASITVGNEVPFITNTRITDNGQQINTIQYQDVGIILNVTPHVNPDGLVIMDVIPEISQLTGTTVPISDGVSAPVIAKRSAESRVAVRTGQTIVIGGLMEDRKTSTIAKIPILGDIPIIGSIFARTQIAKSKTELLIFLTPHVAQQPEQMEGSTGDLQQGLKVAPKAIRPGEFDRTLDEQGRGRMPFTQPNSPEPAVRPIGP; encoded by the coding sequence ATGCCCCGAATCACCATCGGCCGATGCGCCTTGCGACAGACCACCCTGGCCCTGCTCGCCGCTGCGGCGTCGGTTTCGATTCCGGCCGGACTGCGCGGACAGGCGACAACTCCCGCCACGGTGCCTGCCACCGCGCCGTCAGTCGTTCCCGGCGGCCCCGCGGACCCGCCCACGACGGCGGCAACACGCCCGGCGAGCGCTGCCGCAACGTCGCCGGCAACACTGCCAGCCGGTCAGATCAGCCTGAACTTCAAGGACACGCCGGTTGATGTCATCCTCGACTTTCTGGCCGAGTCGGCCGGACTCACGGTGGTTAAAGAGGGAACACTGGATGCCCGACTGACGGTCATCAGCAAGGCCCCGGTGAACATGACCGAGGCGGCTTCTCTTATCAGTACCGTTCTGCAATCGAGCGGTTACACGGCGAGCATCAACGAAAAGGTGCTCAGGATTCGCCCGCGCGAGAAAGCCAAGAAGGGGGACCTGCCGGTTCACATCGGTTCCGACCCCGAGCAGATCGTCGCCGGGCAGATGCTCATCACCCAGGTGATTCCGATCAAGAATGTCGATGCCCTCAAGCTCCGGCAGGATCTGACGCCACTGCTGCCGACGGATGCCGACGTCACCGCGAGCAGCTTGAGTAACGCGATCGTGATCACCGACACCGGCGACAACATCCGCCGGGTGGCGCGGGTGATCGCGGCCCTGGATATCCGCGAAGCCGCGAGCATGAACCTCAAGGCTTTTGTCCTCAAGTACGCCGACGCCCAGCGAACGGCGACACTGCTGACGACGATGTTCCCCGGGGGTGGCGGCGGGGGACAGCTCACGCCGCAGCAAATACAGATGATGCAGCAGCAGGGGCAACCGATCCCCATGATGCCCCCATCCGGCGGCCCCGGGGGCCTGATTCCTGGCGGGGCAGTGGAGCAGGCACTGAAGTCCAAGATCAGCGCTGTCGCCGATGAGCGCACCAACACGCTGTTCGTCATCGGGCCCGGCGAAGCGCTCAAACTGATCGAAGGCATCATCAAGGACTTGGACAACAACCCGATCCCGGCGTCGCAGCTCAAAGCCTTCCCTCTGAAGTTTGCCGACGCCGAAACCACCGCGAAGTTGATCGCCAGCGTCATCAAGGGAGAGGAAAACCGGTCGTCCCCCTTCGACGACATGGGGTACTACGGTCGCTTCAGCCGATCGTCCGGTGGTGGCGAGAAGCCGAAAATCAACGTCACTCACGACCAGCGAACGAATAGCGTGATTGTTTCGGCGCCGGCGGAAGTGCTCAAAGGTGTGGAAGACCTGATCAAGTCGCTCGACGCCAACCCCGCGTCAACAGCCGAACTGAAAGTGTTTCAACTGAAGTACGCCGACGCCTGGACCACCGCCAAGCTTCTGCGACAGACGTTCGATCCCGACGAGAAAGACAAGAGCAATCCGTTCGGCATCCTGTTCATCGGTATGGGCGGCGGATCGTCATCCAAGGCCAAGCCCAGGGTGATCGTTTCAAGCGACGACCGGACGAACTCCATCATCGTCACCGCGCCGACGGAGATGATAAAGGTCGTCGAAGACCTCGTGCAGAAGATGGACGCCAATCCCATCGCCGAGGAGGCGATGTTTATCTACCGGCTGCGGAACGGGCAGGCGGCGCGGCTGGAAGTGGTTCTGAATACGCTCTTCGGCAACTACGAAAACCGGGGCGGCCAGAACCAGCAGCAGGACCCCAACCAGCAGGCGATGATGCGCCAGCAGCAGGGCTCTGGTGGCGGCGGGGGTGGGCGGAGCGATAACGGCAGCGGCACCGGCCGTTCATCGGGCCGATCGCGACGCGACGACCGCAATCAGTCGCCCGGCGGCCAGCCACTGTCTCCGGCGTCGGCGCGATTCCTGACCGAGCTGTCCGGCGAGGTCTTTGTTGTCGCCGACCGCGACACCAACGCGCTGCTGGTGACCACCAAGACCAAGCACCAGGAGCGGGTGAAGCAGATCATCGGCGAACTGGACCGCCCGGTGCCGCAGGTGCTAATCAAGGTGCTGGTCGCGGAGGTGACTCACGACGACGGCGCGGACTTCGGCGTCGACTTCTCGATCGTCAACCGCCGGGCCAATGGGCAGGGCACGACCGTCGGCGGCAACTTCGGCAACGCCAGCCAGGCGACGGGCCTGGTCGTGAGCCTGCTCGAGGACAAGCTCAATGTGACGCTGCACGCGCTGGCGACGGCGGGCAAACTCGACGTGCTATCGCGGCCGTACATCCTGGCGAGCGACAACCAGCTTGCGAGTATCACGGTGGGCAACGAAGTGCCGTTCATCACCAACACGCGCATCACCGACAATGGACAGCAGATCAATACGATCCAGTACCAGGACGTCGGCATCATCCTGAATGTAACGCCACACGTGAATCCCGACGGCCTGGTGATCATGGACGTGATCCCGGAGATCAGCCAGCTCACCGGGACCACGGTGCCGATCAGCGACGGCGTGAGCGCGCCGGTGATCGCCAAGCGGTCGGCGGAAAGCCGCGTCGCGGTTCGTACGGGGCAGACGATTGTGATCGGCGGGTTGATGGAAGATCGAAAGACGAGCACGATCGCGAAGATTCCCATCCTCGGAGACATTCCGATCATCGGGTCGATCTTCGCCCGGACACAGATCGCCAAGAGTAAGACGGAACTGCTTATCTTCCTGACGCCGCATGTCGCGCAGCAGCCGGAGCAGATGGAAGGCTCGACTGGCGACCTCCAGCAGGGTCTGAAGGTGGCACCCAAGGCCATCCGACCCGGTGAGTTTGACCGAACGCTCGACGAGCAGGGCCGCGGGCGAATGCCCTTCACGCAACCAAACTCGCCGGAACCGGCAGTCCGGCCGATCGGGCCTTGA
- a CDS encoding DUF2231 domain-containing protein — MIQPNLHIALIHIPIGLLVVGLLIELFSFLYRGSNARTAARWMIGIGALSMIPVAASGVYALSDTARRSMPPGAKVDTSWVDVLSRTDLHNGKTGASDAEGDQWRMVSGHIWRAGPATALAVLVVLIWMGSSDRLRRNLYIPSGILLIGATAVMLWGAWMGGEAVYRHGTAVQMDQRRNLPAAMFPTTQPGAAREMTEARTAGSIIDVVPPLQTHIVVAGLAIAAALAAMALAFRNAASVDVPLSAEDEEKLLTGVAEPGVRPAVPHDLAMLRSFKPAAAMSVVRENAPAARFWLLTCLLAVVSSALGLWFLAGQTDAGSRASHDNRSIAVVLWETIKTPAAPLDPTAPAAENPLNLNRRLAHVVGGLAIIVLPLLMAALARWAPRRKWILSMLSVVLVAVLGVQIWLGILMTLDTPAGSILKFNPAEVTTAK; from the coding sequence TTGATTCAACCGAATCTCCATATCGCGCTGATCCACATCCCGATCGGGCTGTTGGTCGTCGGATTGCTGATCGAGCTGTTCAGCTTTCTGTACCGCGGAAGCAATGCCCGTACCGCCGCCCGGTGGATGATCGGGATCGGGGCGCTGTCCATGATCCCGGTAGCGGCGAGTGGCGTGTATGCCCTGTCAGATACCGCTCGCCGGTCGATGCCGCCGGGTGCAAAGGTGGACACTTCGTGGGTCGACGTATTGAGCAGGACCGATCTCCACAATGGCAAAACCGGCGCATCCGATGCCGAAGGCGACCAATGGCGCATGGTTTCCGGGCATATCTGGCGTGCCGGCCCGGCGACTGCATTGGCCGTCCTTGTCGTCCTGATCTGGATGGGTTCGTCTGACCGCTTGCGGCGCAATCTTTACATTCCCAGCGGCATCCTGCTGATCGGCGCGACCGCCGTGATGCTCTGGGGTGCCTGGATGGGCGGCGAAGCGGTGTACCGACATGGAACGGCTGTCCAGATGGATCAGCGGCGCAACCTGCCGGCGGCGATGTTCCCCACCACCCAGCCCGGCGCGGCGCGGGAGATGACCGAGGCTCGGACGGCTGGATCGATCATCGACGTCGTGCCACCTTTGCAGACGCACATTGTCGTCGCCGGACTGGCGATCGCCGCCGCACTGGCGGCGATGGCGCTGGCGTTCAGGAATGCCGCAAGCGTTGACGTGCCGCTGTCTGCCGAAGACGAAGAGAAACTTCTGACCGGCGTTGCCGAGCCCGGTGTCCGGCCTGCTGTTCCGCACGACTTGGCGATGCTGCGAAGCTTCAAACCCGCGGCGGCGATGTCGGTGGTGCGCGAGAACGCGCCGGCGGCGCGATTCTGGCTGCTGACCTGCCTGCTGGCGGTGGTGTCGTCGGCGCTGGGGCTGTGGTTTCTCGCCGGCCAGACCGACGCCGGCAGTCGCGCTTCGCACGACAACCGCTCGATCGCCGTGGTCCTCTGGGAAACGATCAAGACGCCCGCGGCACCTCTCGACCCCACGGCACCGGCAGCTGAGAATCCGCTGAATCTTAATCGCCGACTCGCCCACGTCGTCGGCGGCTTAGCGATCATCGTCCTGCCATTGCTGATGGCGGCGCTGGCGCGTTGGGCTCCCCGGCGAAAGTGGATTCTGTCGATGCTCTCGGTCGTACTGGTCGCCGTCCTGGGCGTGCAGATCTGGCTCGGCATTCTGATGACGCTCGACACGCCCGCAGGCAGCATTCTGAAGTTCAACCCCGCCGAGGTGACGACGGCGAAGTGA
- a CDS encoding WecB/TagA/CpsF family glycosyltransferase: MFRRYGEQFWENESANLPDKQASRRSARRQAVQSPRARELPVVEIAGVELHAITEQQTIDHIIAELNDGRGGVVVTPNVDHIRRCTRDLQFHAMVSEADLAVPDGMPVIWASKIAGTPLPQRVAGSSLVSTLSGAAAKAGKSIFLLGGDPGAAEGAANVLQERFPGIKIAGIHFPPFGFEKNRAMWKELTDALEAAKPDIVYVALGAPKQEITIYKLRSLLPNAWFLGVGVSFSFLAGMVSRAPKWMQKTGLEWTHRLFQEPGKLWKRYIVAGIPFAIGLLSSSAMQGVPNRFRRWRYGSPDRVVAAPVSTLPPDGSDPARSSSLTGTGTPTATTSPSSAAGGTPSEQTTATASTPSVPPPPTTRVGRPVTHSVEDILKRLRAVILLGGSVRPSPLSAAASRSVLDLPLDENGSLLNFWLGQCAEVAKLAALEKLPIRVLVNHAAREPVSAGEKYMGLFRVERDLSEYRGTGGVLRDVTAEYAEEDFVLVANACQILLDPLSAITLALARQGGDVNLLSHDDGTPSGVQLLQCKTVRHISEAGYHDMKEQALPGISATYDVKIMRHRRPTGLPIRTLEDYMMGLRLYHRRKAGKPMVTDPLAEDWTPAFSLVEAGANVSPAARIHDSVVLAGATVESNAVVVRSLVCGDATVRTERTLVDQYVTAAPKNFPNPVPVAATW; the protein is encoded by the coding sequence ATGTTCCGACGTTATGGCGAACAGTTCTGGGAAAACGAGTCGGCGAACCTGCCCGACAAACAAGCATCGCGCCGCTCGGCGCGACGCCAGGCCGTCCAGTCCCCGCGTGCCCGCGAGCTCCCGGTCGTTGAGATCGCCGGTGTCGAACTCCACGCCATCACCGAACAGCAGACCATCGATCACATCATCGCCGAACTGAATGACGGTCGCGGCGGCGTTGTGGTTACGCCCAATGTCGATCACATCCGCCGGTGCACGCGGGATCTTCAGTTTCACGCAATGGTTTCCGAGGCCGACCTGGCCGTTCCCGACGGCATGCCGGTGATCTGGGCGAGCAAGATCGCCGGCACGCCCCTGCCGCAGCGCGTCGCCGGGTCCAGCCTGGTCTCCACCCTGTCGGGCGCGGCCGCCAAGGCGGGCAAATCGATCTTCCTTCTAGGCGGAGACCCCGGCGCGGCCGAGGGTGCCGCTAACGTTCTTCAGGAACGCTTTCCGGGCATCAAGATCGCCGGTATCCACTTTCCGCCGTTCGGTTTCGAGAAAAACCGCGCGATGTGGAAGGAGCTCACCGACGCCCTCGAAGCGGCCAAGCCGGACATCGTGTATGTCGCGCTGGGTGCGCCCAAGCAGGAAATCACGATCTACAAGCTTCGATCGCTGCTCCCGAACGCCTGGTTCCTGGGTGTGGGTGTGTCGTTCAGCTTTCTGGCCGGGATGGTTTCGCGCGCACCGAAGTGGATGCAGAAGACCGGCCTGGAGTGGACGCACCGGCTGTTCCAGGAGCCGGGCAAGCTCTGGAAGCGGTACATCGTCGCCGGCATTCCGTTCGCGATCGGCCTGCTGAGCAGTTCGGCGATGCAGGGCGTGCCGAATCGGTTCCGTCGCTGGCGTTACGGGTCGCCCGACCGCGTCGTCGCTGCCCCCGTTTCCACTTTGCCGCCGGACGGCTCGGACCCCGCTCGATCCTCGTCCCTGACGGGCACCGGCACACCAACGGCCACTACGAGCCCCTCGTCCGCGGCAGGCGGTACCCCGTCGGAACAGACCACTGCAACGGCGAGCACGCCTTCCGTCCCACCGCCGCCGACGACCCGCGTCGGCCGGCCTGTCACCCACAGCGTCGAAGACATTCTCAAGCGGCTGAGGGCGGTCATCCTGCTCGGCGGGTCGGTGCGGCCGAGCCCGTTGTCGGCCGCCGCCAGCCGATCGGTCCTCGACCTTCCGCTGGACGAAAACGGTTCGCTGCTGAACTTCTGGCTCGGCCAGTGTGCCGAGGTGGCGAAGCTCGCCGCCCTGGAAAAGCTGCCGATCCGCGTGCTCGTCAACCACGCCGCCCGCGAGCCGGTCAGCGCCGGCGAAAAGTACATGGGGCTCTTCCGGGTCGAACGCGACCTGTCCGAATACCGCGGCACCGGCGGCGTGCTCCGCGACGTGACGGCCGAGTACGCCGAGGAAGATTTCGTCCTCGTCGCCAACGCCTGTCAGATCCTGCTCGACCCGTTGTCGGCGATCACGCTGGCGCTGGCCCGCCAGGGCGGCGACGTCAACCTGCTGTCGCACGACGACGGGACGCCCAGCGGCGTACAGTTGCTTCAGTGCAAGACCGTCCGGCACATCAGCGAGGCCGGCTACCACGATATGAAGGAGCAGGCCCTTCCGGGCATCTCCGCGACGTACGACGTCAAGATCATGCGCCACCGGCGGCCGACCGGCCTGCCCATCCGCACGCTCGAAGACTACATGATGGGCCTGCGGCTTTATCACCGCCGAAAGGCCGGCAAGCCTATGGTGACCGATCCCCTGGCCGAAGACTGGACGCCGGCGTTTTCGCTGGTTGAGGCCGGGGCCAACGTGTCTCCGGCGGCCCGCATTCACGACTCGGTCGTGCTCGCCGGCGCCACCGTCGAGAGCAACGCCGTCGTCGTCCGCTCGCTCGTCTGCGGCGACGCGACGGTGCGGACGGAGCGGACGCTCGTCGATCAATACGTCACCGCCGCGCCCAAGAACTTCCCGAACCCGGTTCCGGTGGCGGCGACGTGGTAA
- a CDS encoding exosortase/archaeosortase family protein has protein sequence MSTASPNLLSYASASVKRGPRFHPLRRLRIERWTYSHAAMAVLMGALGVGATLEAWKDIYGLATKDSEYSHIFLVPIVSLWMIFSRRMRIRHCKPIGTLFGVLIAALGWGLYTYGYYNGYQTIWHCGAVVVVIGCILSVLGKHALFRFFPAIVVLVFLIPVPPHHRLTIAQPMQVWTAEVSEAVLTLFGVQVQRSGSNLLVNNVPVLIIEACNGLRGVFSLILVSYAFSFGLPLRNSVRFIVLLASPVSAILCNVIRVVPTAYIYGYASSQTGYYLHEVLGWLMLPISFMILLGVIRLLRWAMVPVMKYSLAA, from the coding sequence ATGTCCACGGCATCGCCCAACCTCCTGTCGTACGCTTCGGCCTCGGTCAAACGCGGACCGCGGTTCCATCCGCTGCGTCGGCTGCGCATCGAACGGTGGACCTATTCCCACGCCGCCATGGCCGTCCTGATGGGCGCCCTTGGCGTCGGCGCGACCCTCGAAGCCTGGAAGGACATCTACGGGCTGGCGACCAAGGACTCGGAATACAGCCACATTTTCCTGGTGCCCATCGTCTCGCTCTGGATGATCTTTTCCCGCCGCATGCGCATCCGGCACTGCAAGCCGATCGGAACGCTCTTCGGCGTGCTGATCGCCGCCCTGGGGTGGGGCCTTTACACCTACGGCTACTACAACGGCTACCAGACCATCTGGCACTGTGGCGCGGTGGTCGTCGTGATCGGCTGCATTCTGTCGGTCCTGGGCAAACACGCGCTATTCAGGTTTTTCCCGGCGATTGTCGTGCTCGTGTTTCTCATCCCCGTCCCGCCCCACCATCGCCTGACGATCGCTCAGCCGATGCAGGTCTGGACCGCGGAAGTTTCCGAAGCCGTGCTGACTCTATTCGGCGTACAGGTACAACGCTCGGGCAGCAACCTCCTGGTCAATAACGTTCCGGTCCTGATCATCGAAGCGTGCAACGGGCTTCGTGGCGTGTTCTCGCTGATCCTCGTCTCCTACGCGTTCAGCTTCGGACTGCCGCTGCGGAACTCCGTCCGCTTTATCGTTCTGCTCGCCAGCCCGGTCAGCGCCATCCTGTGCAACGTCATCCGCGTCGTACCGACCGCGTACATCTACGGCTACGCGTCGAGCCAGACCGGCTACTACCTTCACGAAGTGCTCGGCTGGCTGATGCTCCCGATCTCATTCATGATTCTGCTGGGTGTCATTCGCTTGCTCCGATGGGCGATGGTGCCCGTGATGAAGTACTCGTTAGCGGCGTAG
- a CDS encoding exosortase-associated EpsI family protein, whose amino-acid sequence MRSFLSIIAGPGLCLGILSGIVWENGRHTKPADAEPFHAAARSAVDAWPRTVGDWTGRDVELPRAAIQLLKPNAHFCRTFYNTRERNRPPVSLLVVQCRDPIDMSGHYPPNCYPNNGKPQVWEAERKWTIPGEDKPIRGMEYHFESGSMLHPQRTVVYNFFVLPGKGVVADMQQVRDASGDFQRRHFGAAQVQVVFEQGDVLEQSRRDEIFTTLIGANPGVLSALSSVTK is encoded by the coding sequence ATGCGTTCCTTTCTCTCCATCATCGCCGGTCCGGGACTTTGCCTGGGGATTCTGTCAGGCATCGTCTGGGAGAACGGTCGGCACACGAAGCCGGCGGATGCCGAGCCGTTCCACGCCGCCGCCAGGTCGGCAGTGGACGCCTGGCCGCGGACGGTCGGCGACTGGACCGGGCGCGACGTCGAACTGCCGCGGGCCGCGATTCAGCTGCTCAAGCCCAACGCCCACTTTTGCCGCACCTTCTACAACACCCGCGAACGCAACCGGCCGCCCGTCAGTCTCCTGGTCGTCCAATGCCGCGACCCGATCGACATGAGCGGCCACTACCCGCCCAACTGCTACCCCAACAACGGCAAGCCCCAGGTCTGGGAAGCGGAGCGCAAATGGACCATCCCCGGCGAGGACAAGCCCATCCGCGGGATGGAATACCACTTCGAATCCGGCAGCATGCTCCACCCGCAGCGGACCGTCGTGTACAACTTTTTCGTCCTGCCGGGCAAGGGCGTCGTCGCCGACATGCAACAGGTTCGCGACGCCAGCGGCGACTTCCAGCGACGCCACTTCGGCGCCGCGCAGGTCCAGGTGGTGTTCGAGCAAGGCGACGTCCTGGAGCAATCGCGTCGCGACGAGATATTCACGACCCTGATCGGGGCGAACCCGGGTGTCCTGTCGGCTTTGTCCTCTGTGACGAAATGA
- a CDS encoding tyrosine-protein kinase domain-containing protein — protein sequence MSNEIQVSSFGGAGLPMQPGMPGIGGGLGGYYGGTQTPPTDDSPFKKLHRLLRGRYLLAFVLGFLGAAAGAVAGYISQKPAFKAEGMIEIKPIISSADPTKNESVMVMFSSYVNSQMARLQSDVIVKQAMKDPRWQAVRPGPVTDAAVAAFAEKLTIALPPRSNTIIVVGYADNAPDTQKVAPAAIQSLLDAYYGEYNKDDTLKIEARIKNAENNDRDINNQIAAKRALIQNLSKVSDGDPTQLRYYEQELVEKEKELSLLREAIAAVKQAGSGTFAKPAVEDWARVDGTMASKVKLRDDLALIIGNLAAQLGPNHPQVLSRKRELDALVAYIDQMAATLETRYVIRLNVDGSGHLVPKDITAMTEMEKRLAAEIQKKQTGVQNLREVAAQIESAKFEIRSLGGRSEQIAQDLRDLRFVQQNTVLAKVLNTGSVAKPDKDRRPVFAAIGFMGGACIPIGLLLLFGLLDTRYRYSDETSASVGGTGPGGLTLLGILPNLPDRLSDPEQAAIAAHCVHQIRTMLQINAGMEDRRVFAVTSASPGDGKTSLCLALGLSYAACGTRTLLIDCDLIGSGLSSRMNVNAPEGVLEAITNRTLLPYVRQTDVNDVSILPCGSASNLHASTLSPQSLRRLIEEAEQHYEVILIDTGPILGSIEASLVCAAADAVILTVARGQQRPMVERSLGHLQAIGAKLAGVVFNRAQAQDFERSISGVSIRSVGVPGMPRGARPTGPRLGPVARAVQGQPNEAPSEETNGDGH from the coding sequence ATGAGCAACGAGATCCAAGTCTCCTCGTTCGGCGGCGCAGGCCTGCCAATGCAACCGGGAATGCCCGGTATCGGCGGCGGGCTGGGCGGCTACTACGGCGGCACCCAGACCCCACCGACCGACGACAGCCCCTTCAAGAAGCTGCATCGCCTACTGCGCGGTCGCTACCTGCTGGCGTTCGTGCTCGGCTTTCTCGGTGCCGCTGCCGGCGCCGTCGCCGGCTACATTAGCCAGAAGCCGGCGTTCAAGGCCGAGGGCATGATCGAGATCAAGCCCATTATCAGCAGTGCCGACCCGACCAAAAACGAGAGCGTCATGGTGATGTTCTCGTCCTACGTGAACTCGCAGATGGCCCGCCTGCAGAGCGACGTCATCGTCAAGCAGGCGATGAAGGACCCGCGCTGGCAAGCCGTCCGCCCCGGCCCGGTGACCGATGCCGCAGTCGCCGCGTTCGCCGAAAAACTCACGATCGCGCTGCCGCCCCGCAGCAACACGATCATCGTCGTTGGCTACGCCGACAACGCGCCCGACACTCAGAAAGTCGCCCCCGCCGCCATCCAGTCGCTGCTCGACGCCTATTACGGCGAGTACAACAAGGACGACACCCTCAAGATCGAAGCCCGTATCAAGAACGCCGAGAACAACGACCGCGACATCAACAACCAGATCGCCGCCAAGCGCGCCCTGATCCAGAACCTTTCGAAGGTCAGCGACGGCGACCCGACCCAGCTCCGGTACTACGAGCAGGAACTGGTCGAGAAGGAAAAGGAACTGTCGCTGCTCCGTGAGGCGATCGCCGCCGTCAAACAGGCCGGCTCCGGCACGTTCGCCAAGCCCGCGGTGGAGGACTGGGCCCGTGTCGATGGCACGATGGCGAGCAAGGTCAAACTGCGCGACGACCTGGCGCTGATCATCGGCAACCTCGCCGCCCAGCTCGGACCGAACCACCCGCAGGTCCTGAGCCGCAAGCGCGAACTCGACGCACTGGTCGCGTACATCGACCAGATGGCCGCCACCCTCGAAACCCGCTACGTCATCCGTCTGAATGTTGACGGCTCCGGTCACCTGGTGCCCAAGGACATCACCGCGATGACCGAGATGGAAAAGCGGCTGGCCGCGGAAATCCAGAAGAAGCAGACCGGCGTGCAGAACCTCCGCGAAGTCGCCGCCCAGATCGAGTCGGCGAAGTTCGAAATCCGCTCGCTCGGCGGGCGCAGCGAACAGATCGCCCAGGACCTGCGCGATCTGCGATTCGTCCAGCAGAACACGGTGCTGGCAAAGGTGCTGAACACCGGCTCGGTCGCCAAGCCCGACAAGGACCGCCGACCCGTCTTCGCCGCCATCGGCTTCATGGGTGGCGCGTGCATCCCCATCGGCCTGCTGCTGCTGTTCGGGCTGCTCGACACCCGCTACCGCTACAGTGACGAGACGTCGGCGAGCGTCGGCGGGACCGGCCCCGGCGGGCTCACGCTGCTGGGCATCCTGCCGAACCTGCCCGACCGCCTGAGCGACCCCGAGCAGGCCGCGATCGCCGCCCACTGCGTCCACCAGATCCGCACCATGCTGCAGATCAACGCCGGCATGGAAGACCGCCGGGTCTTCGCGGTCACCAGCGCCAGCCCCGGCGACGGCAAGACGAGCCTGTGCCTGGCGCTGGGCCTGAGCTACGCCGCCTGCGGCACCCGCACCCTGCTGATCGACTGCGACCTGATCGGCTCCGGCCTGAGCAGCCGCATGAACGTCAACGCCCCCGAAGGCGTGCTCGAAGCGATCACCAACCGCACGCTGCTGCCGTACGTCCGTCAGACCGACGTCAACGACGTCTCGATTCTGCCTTGCGGATCGGCGAGCAATCTTCATGCGAGCACCCTTTCGCCGCAGTCGCTGCGCCGGCTCATCGAAGAAGCCGAACAGCACTACGAAGTGATCCTGATCGATACCGGCCCGATCCTGGGCAGCATCGAAGCCTCGCTGGTCTGCGCCGCCGCCGATGCCGTCATCCTGACCGTCGCCCGTGGCCAGCAGCGGCCGATGGTCGAACGCTCGCTCGGACACCTGCAGGCGATCGGCGCCAAGCTGGCCGGCGTGGTGTTCAACCGTGCCCAGGCCCAGGACTTCGAACGCAGCATCAGCGGCGTGTCGATCCGGTCGGTCGGCGTCCCGGGAATGCCCCGCGGCGCACGCCCCACCGGCCCGCGCCTCGGACCCGTCGCCCGCGCCGTCCAGGGACAGCCCAACGAAGCCCCGTCGGAAGAAACCAACGGAGACGGACATTGA